One window of Sphingobium sp. HWE2-09 genomic DNA carries:
- a CDS encoding lactate utilization protein B, producing the protein MNAASADNFHARVDAALADPTLKIAVERTAGTAEAKRGVAVAAFPDFEAARTRAAAIKDHVIAHLGYYLEEFEANAIAAGAKVHWASTASEACKIVVDICQTSGAKSVARSKSMLGEEIGLPHALAEAGISRIETDLAEHIIQLADERPSHIIWPAMHKTREQVSALFKAKHRSPHEEETIAAMAESARRELRTQMLGADVGISGANFLIADTGAVCTVTNEGNAELSLVPPRIHIVTAGIEKIVPSMPHAIHMLRMLARSATGAALTQYTTFYTGPKRPDDRDGPEQMHIILVDNGRTKMREEGLAEMLRCIRCGACMNHCVVFRQIGGHAYGGTYPGPMGSVLTPAIDGLKQSRDLPNACTLNGKCQEVCPVRIPLPTLLRGWREKSWREGLEPTSMRWGLGIWAWVARRPALYRLGTGIALWAMQWMGKGGWINQLPLAGGWTRYRDLPKPARHSFMAQYKKDHRP; encoded by the coding sequence ATGAACGCTGCCTCTGCCGATAACTTCCACGCACGCGTCGATGCGGCATTGGCCGACCCGACCCTGAAGATAGCGGTCGAGCGCACCGCGGGCACTGCCGAAGCCAAACGCGGTGTCGCCGTCGCCGCCTTCCCAGATTTCGAGGCTGCCCGGACACGCGCCGCCGCGATCAAGGATCATGTGATCGCGCATCTGGGCTATTATCTGGAAGAGTTCGAGGCCAACGCGATCGCCGCCGGGGCCAAAGTCCATTGGGCAAGCACCGCAAGCGAGGCCTGCAAGATCGTCGTCGACATCTGCCAGACGTCCGGGGCAAAGAGCGTTGCGCGGTCCAAGTCGATGCTGGGCGAAGAGATCGGCCTGCCCCACGCATTGGCGGAGGCCGGGATCAGCCGGATCGAGACGGATCTGGCCGAACATATCATTCAGCTTGCCGATGAACGCCCCTCCCACATCATCTGGCCTGCCATGCACAAGACGCGTGAGCAGGTGTCGGCACTGTTCAAAGCCAAGCATCGCAGTCCCCATGAAGAGGAGACGATCGCGGCCATGGCGGAAAGCGCCCGGCGGGAATTGCGGACGCAAATGCTGGGCGCGGATGTCGGAATATCGGGCGCCAATTTCCTGATCGCGGACACAGGCGCAGTCTGCACCGTCACTAACGAAGGCAATGCCGAATTATCGCTGGTGCCGCCGCGCATCCATATCGTGACGGCAGGCATCGAAAAGATCGTGCCGTCCATGCCCCATGCCATCCACATGCTGCGGATGCTGGCGCGATCGGCTACCGGAGCGGCGCTCACCCAATATACGACCTTCTACACCGGTCCCAAGCGTCCCGACGACCGGGATGGGCCGGAACAGATGCACATCATATTGGTCGATAACGGACGCACGAAGATGCGCGAGGAAGGCCTCGCCGAAATGTTGCGCTGCATCCGGTGCGGCGCGTGCATGAATCATTGCGTCGTGTTCCGGCAGATCGGCGGCCACGCCTATGGCGGCACCTATCCCGGCCCGATGGGATCGGTGCTGACCCCCGCGATCGACGGGCTGAAGCAGAGCCGCGACCTGCCCAATGCGTGTACGCTGAACGGCAAATGCCAGGAAGTATGCCCGGTCCGCATCCCGCTGCCCACGCTGCTGCGCGGCTGGCGCGAGAAAAGCTGGCGTGAGGGGTTGGAACCTACATCCATGCGTTGGGGCCTTGGCATATGGGCATGGGTTGCGCGCCGCCCGGCCCTTTATCGCCTTGGCACCGGGATCGCCCTATGGGCCATGCAATGGATGGGTAAAGGCGGCTGGATCAATCAGCTCCCGCTCGCTGGTGGATGGACCAGATATCGCGACCTGCCCAAGCCCGCACGCCATAGCTTCATGGCGCAATATAAGAAGGACCACCGCCCATGA
- a CDS encoding (Fe-S)-binding protein: MTTKPVALFVTCLVDLMRPRIGFAAIRALEAAGCSVVVPEGQTCCGQPALNSGDRQHAVELAKQTIAALEPYAAVVVPSGSCAGTIRCHYPEIFQHDPQWLPRAQAVADKTFEIMAYLDEICGWRPEGVTLDAKATYHDSCSGLRELGIKAQPRRLLKNIDGLTFAPLADEETCCGFGGTFCVKYPAISNAIVGEKADAIDASGADLLLAGDLGCLMNMAGKLHRKGSKVRAYHAIELIADMGDGPAIGEEA; this comes from the coding sequence ATGACGACGAAGCCGGTCGCCCTATTCGTCACCTGCCTGGTCGACCTGATGCGCCCCCGCATCGGCTTTGCCGCCATCCGGGCGCTGGAGGCGGCAGGCTGCAGCGTGGTCGTGCCGGAGGGGCAGACCTGTTGCGGCCAACCTGCGCTCAACAGCGGCGACCGGCAACATGCCGTGGAACTGGCGAAGCAGACGATCGCAGCGCTGGAACCCTATGCGGCGGTGGTCGTGCCATCGGGTTCCTGCGCCGGAACGATACGCTGCCATTATCCCGAAATATTCCAGCACGACCCGCAATGGCTGCCGCGTGCGCAGGCCGTGGCGGACAAGACTTTCGAGATCATGGCCTATCTGGACGAGATATGCGGCTGGCGCCCCGAGGGGGTGACGCTCGACGCGAAGGCCACCTATCACGACAGCTGCTCCGGGTTGCGCGAACTGGGGATCAAGGCGCAACCCCGACGCTTGTTGAAGAACATTGATGGCCTCACCTTCGCGCCACTGGCGGACGAGGAGACATGTTGCGGCTTCGGCGGCACCTTCTGCGTCAAATATCCCGCTATCTCCAACGCGATCGTCGGCGAAAAGGCGGACGCGATCGATGCGAGCGGCGCCGACCTGCTATTGGCCGGCGACCTGGGCTGCCTGATGAACATGGCGGGGAAGCTCCATCGCAAAGGCAGCAAGGTGCGCGCCTATCACGCGATCGAACTGATCGCCGACATGGGCGATGGTCCCGCGATCGGGGAAGAGGCATGA
- a CDS encoding SDR family NAD(P)-dependent oxidoreductase, with amino-acid sequence MKLLEGKTVLVTGASTGIGRAAAIGAAQHGADVVINYANSDGPAASCVAEIEALGQRAIAVKGDVADPQTAQDFVARAVDAFGKVDVMVSNAGICPFHGFLDMPVDVVERTFKVNLHGAYFMVQAAAQQMVKQGHGGSIVAVSSISALVGGEFQTHYTPTKAGVHSLMQSTAIALGKYGIRCNSVLPGTILTEINKDDLADVEKRQYMEARTPLGRLGQPEDLAGPIIFLASDMAAYVTGAALLVDGGMYVNLQ; translated from the coding sequence ATGAAGCTGCTTGAAGGCAAGACCGTCCTCGTCACCGGCGCATCGACCGGCATCGGCCGCGCCGCCGCCATCGGCGCGGCGCAGCATGGCGCCGATGTCGTCATCAACTATGCGAACAGCGATGGTCCCGCCGCAAGCTGCGTGGCCGAGATCGAGGCACTGGGTCAGCGGGCCATCGCGGTGAAGGGCGACGTCGCCGACCCGCAGACCGCGCAGGATTTCGTGGCGCGCGCGGTCGATGCGTTCGGCAAGGTCGATGTGATGGTGAGCAACGCCGGCATCTGCCCCTTCCACGGCTTCCTCGACATGCCGGTCGATGTGGTCGAGCGGACATTCAAGGTGAACCTGCACGGCGCCTATTTCATGGTGCAGGCGGCTGCCCAGCAGATGGTGAAACAGGGGCATGGCGGATCGATCGTCGCCGTCTCCTCCATCTCCGCGCTGGTCGGCGGGGAGTTCCAGACGCATTACACCCCGACGAAGGCTGGCGTGCATTCGCTGATGCAATCGACCGCGATCGCACTGGGCAAATATGGCATCCGTTGCAACAGCGTGCTGCCCGGCACCATCCTGACCGAGATCAACAAGGATGATCTGGCCGACGTCGAGAAGCGCCAATATATGGAAGCCCGCACCCCGCTCGGCCGCCTTGGCCAGCCCGAAGATCTCGCCGGGCCGATCATATTCCTGGCATCGGACATGGCCGCCTATGTCACCGGCGCGGCGCTGCTGGTCGATGGCGGGATGTATGTGAATCTGCAATGA
- a CDS encoding IclR family transcriptional regulator: MRQKTSNPESDVPEILAPEAKAKAEPSKASGSQTLQRGLDLLDQVIDGPIKLADLSERMKLTRSTTHRLANAMVERGFLTFLPREGYQLGPKLLQLGFLAQSQTDVVQIARPYLETLAAASEDVVHLGRLDGDQALYLDKIPGRRRVEISSRIGDRQPLTSTGLGKALLIDDPESHWTRMLESERANGTHDADPDGWLARMRGYVAAGRAFDLEENEDQIRCVAAPIRDASGAIVAAISLSSAAQYMDDDRMAALSDDVRATAHKISADLGWTPGVKPPRRPVRH, encoded by the coding sequence ATGAGACAGAAAACGTCAAACCCAGAATCGGACGTGCCGGAAATTTTGGCGCCGGAGGCAAAGGCAAAGGCGGAACCATCCAAGGCTTCCGGCTCGCAAACGCTTCAACGTGGCCTGGATTTGCTGGACCAGGTGATCGACGGGCCGATCAAGCTGGCCGACCTGTCGGAACGGATGAAGCTGACCCGATCGACCACACACAGGCTGGCCAACGCCATGGTGGAGCGTGGTTTCCTGACATTCCTGCCGCGCGAGGGCTATCAGCTGGGGCCGAAATTATTGCAGCTGGGCTTCCTGGCGCAAAGCCAGACCGACGTGGTGCAGATCGCCCGACCGTATCTGGAGACGCTGGCGGCCGCCAGCGAAGATGTGGTGCATCTGGGTCGGCTGGATGGCGATCAGGCGCTGTATCTGGACAAGATCCCCGGCCGCCGCCGCGTGGAGATCAGCAGCCGCATAGGCGATCGCCAGCCGCTGACGTCCACCGGCCTGGGCAAGGCGTTGCTGATCGATGATCCCGAATCGCACTGGACCCGTATGCTGGAAAGCGAGCGGGCCAACGGCACGCATGACGCCGATCCCGACGGATGGCTGGCGCGGATGCGCGGCTATGTCGCGGCCGGACGTGCATTCGATCTGGAAGAAAATGAGGATCAGATTCGCTGCGTCGCCGCGCCGATCCGCGATGCATCGGGCGCGATCGTCGCTGCTATCAGCCTGTCGAGCGCCGCCCAATATATGGACGATGATCGCATGGCCGCGTTGAGCGACGATGTCCGCGCCACCGCGCACAAAATCAGCGCCGATCTGGGCTGGACCCCCGGCGTCAAACCACCCCGCCGCCCCGTGCGGCACTAA
- the rhmD gene encoding L-rhamnonate dehydratase — protein MTLPKIKHVRAFTVRGGGADYHDQGEGHWIDDHIATPMSKYPEYRQSRQSFGINVLGTLVVEIEAEDGTVGFAVTTGGEPAAYIVEKHLARFLEGRAPTDYEKIWDQMYFSTQYYGRKGLVVNAISGVDLALWDLLGKLRQEPVYHLLGGAVRDELQFYATGARPDKAKEFGFIGGKMALHHGPAEGIEGLKKNIAELADMRSKVGDDFWLMWDCWMALDVDYATRLAIAAHDLGLKWIEEAISPDDYWGYQQLKRNVPKGMLVTTGEHEATRWGFRMLLEMDCCDIIQPDVGWCGGVTELLKISALADAHGKMVVPHGSSVYSYHFVITRHNSPFAEFLMMHPGPTEVVPMFHPQLLAEPVPENGRMKVTALDKPGFGVDLNPDIAMHRPYTH, from the coding sequence GTGACCTTGCCGAAGATCAAACATGTTCGCGCTTTCACCGTACGCGGTGGTGGTGCCGACTATCACGACCAGGGCGAAGGCCACTGGATCGACGATCATATCGCGACGCCGATGTCGAAATATCCCGAATATCGCCAGTCGCGACAGAGCTTCGGCATCAATGTGCTCGGCACGTTGGTGGTTGAGATCGAAGCCGAGGACGGCACCGTCGGCTTCGCGGTCACCACAGGGGGCGAACCGGCGGCCTACATCGTGGAAAAGCATCTCGCCCGCTTCCTGGAGGGTCGCGCGCCGACCGATTACGAGAAAATCTGGGACCAGATGTATTTCTCGACCCAATATTATGGGCGCAAGGGGCTGGTCGTGAATGCGATTTCCGGCGTCGATCTGGCGCTGTGGGACTTGCTGGGCAAGTTGCGGCAGGAGCCGGTCTATCATCTGCTGGGCGGCGCGGTGCGCGACGAACTGCAATTCTACGCCACCGGCGCGCGCCCCGACAAGGCGAAGGAATTCGGTTTTATCGGCGGCAAGATGGCGCTGCACCACGGCCCGGCCGAAGGGATTGAAGGCCTCAAGAAGAACATCGCCGAACTGGCGGATATGCGGTCCAAGGTCGGCGACGATTTCTGGCTGATGTGGGACTGCTGGATGGCGCTCGACGTCGACTATGCGACCCGCCTTGCCATTGCGGCCCATGATCTGGGCCTCAAATGGATCGAGGAAGCGATCAGCCCGGACGATTATTGGGGCTATCAACAGCTCAAGCGCAATGTGCCCAAGGGCATGCTGGTCACCACCGGCGAGCATGAGGCGACCCGCTGGGGCTTCCGCATGCTGCTGGAAATGGATTGCTGCGACATCATCCAGCCCGATGTCGGCTGGTGCGGCGGCGTCACCGAACTGCTCAAGATCAGCGCGCTGGCCGACGCCCATGGCAAGATGGTCGTGCCGCACGGCTCGTCGGTCTACAGCTATCATTTCGTCATCACCCGCCACAATTCGCCCTTCGCCGAATTTCTGATGATGCATCCGGGACCGACGGAAGTGGTGCCGATGTTCCATCCCCAGTTGCTGGCCGAACCGGTGCCGGAAAATGGCCGCATGAAGGTGACCGCGCTCGACAAGCCCGGCTTCGGCGTCGACCTGAACCCCGACATCGCGATGCACCGCCCCTATACCCACTGA
- a CDS encoding fumarylacetoacetate hydrolase family protein: MKFVRFGQPGQEKPGVIDSDGKIRDLSGVVPELTVATLAAAKAADIASLPIVEGEPRYGVPVKGIGKIVAIGLNYEDHAIESNLPIPTEPVMFMKALSSLNGPNDEVVLPKNSSHGDWEVELGVIIGETCRYVSEEDALSKVAGYTLVNDVSERFNQKQRGTQWSKGKGHDTFCPVGPWLVTPDEVGDCQDLDMYLDVNGQRMQTGNTKTMIFTVAQLIAYVSEYVTLYPGDLMITGTPPGVGEGKKPDAIYLKAGDVMELGIAKLGVQKQNVSEWRNLGDVVLG, translated from the coding sequence ATGAAATTCGTTCGTTTCGGCCAGCCCGGCCAGGAAAAGCCCGGTGTCATCGACAGCGATGGCAAGATTCGCGACCTGTCGGGCGTCGTGCCCGAATTGACCGTCGCTACGCTGGCCGCCGCCAAGGCCGCCGACATCGCATCGCTGCCCATCGTCGAAGGCGAACCGCGCTATGGCGTGCCGGTCAAGGGCATCGGCAAGATCGTCGCCATCGGCCTCAATTATGAGGATCATGCGATCGAATCGAACCTGCCGATCCCGACTGAACCGGTCATGTTCATGAAAGCGCTGTCGTCGCTGAACGGCCCGAACGACGAAGTCGTGCTGCCCAAGAACAGCAGTCATGGCGACTGGGAAGTCGAACTGGGCGTCATCATCGGCGAAACCTGCCGCTATGTCAGCGAAGAAGACGCCTTGTCGAAGGTCGCGGGCTATACGCTGGTCAACGACGTGTCGGAACGCTTCAACCAGAAGCAGCGCGGCACCCAGTGGAGCAAGGGCAAGGGGCATGACACCTTCTGTCCCGTCGGTCCATGGCTGGTGACGCCGGACGAAGTGGGCGATTGCCAAGACCTCGACATGTATCTCGACGTCAATGGCCAGCGGATGCAGACCGGCAACACGAAGACGATGATCTTCACTGTCGCCCAATTGATTGCCTATGTCAGCGAATATGTCACCCTCTATCCCGGCGACCTGATGATCACCGGTACGCCGCCGGGCGTGGGCGAGGGCAAGAAGCCTGACGCCATCTACCTAAAGGCCGGGGACGTCATGGAACTGGGCATCGCCAAGCTCGGCGTTCAGAAGCAGAATGTCTCGGAATGGCGTAATCTTGGCGACGTGGTGCTCGGATGA
- a CDS encoding SDR family NAD(P)-dependent oxidoreductase, whose amino-acid sequence MSVYAGRFAGRNAIITGGASGLGKQVAARIIAEGGKVALWDLNPDALVATSDEIDATHVVALDVSDHAAVAAAAKDSAAALGKVDILICSAGITGATVPVWEFPVESFQRVIDINLNGLFYCNREVVPFLLENGYGRIVNLASVAGKEGNPNASAYSASKAGVIGFTKSLGKELAGKGVIANALTPATFESPILEQLPQSQVDYMRSKIPMGRLGLVEELAAMVCFMASEECSFTTASTFDTSGGRTTF is encoded by the coding sequence ATGAGCGTCTATGCCGGCCGTTTCGCGGGCCGCAACGCGATCATCACCGGCGGCGCGTCCGGCCTGGGCAAGCAGGTCGCCGCCCGCATCATCGCCGAAGGCGGCAAGGTGGCGCTGTGGGACCTCAATCCCGACGCGCTCGTCGCCACGAGTGATGAAATCGACGCGACCCATGTGGTCGCGCTGGACGTGTCCGACCATGCCGCCGTCGCGGCCGCCGCCAAGGACAGCGCGGCAGCCTTGGGCAAGGTGGACATCCTGATCTGTTCGGCCGGGATCACCGGGGCGACCGTACCTGTCTGGGAATTTCCGGTCGAAAGTTTCCAGCGGGTGATCGACATCAACCTCAACGGCCTGTTCTACTGCAACCGCGAAGTCGTGCCCTTCCTGCTCGAAAACGGCTATGGCCGGATCGTCAACTTGGCGTCGGTCGCGGGCAAGGAAGGCAATCCCAACGCCAGCGCCTATTCGGCGAGCAAGGCGGGCGTCATCGGCTTCACCAAGTCGCTCGGCAAGGAGCTGGCGGGCAAAGGCGTGATTGCCAATGCGCTGACCCCCGCTACGTTCGAAAGCCCGATCCTGGAACAGCTGCCCCAGAGCCAAGTCGATTATATGCGCTCGAAAATCCCCATGGGTCGCCTGGGTCTGGTCGAGGAATTGGCCGCCATGGTCTGCTTCATGGCCAGCGAGGAGTGCAGCTTCACTACGGCATCGACATTCGACACGTCGGGCGGCCGTACCACCTTCTGA
- a CDS encoding amidohydrolase family protein — MIPFVDAHIHLWDLSHIRYDWLSAPFSDDGPNGSVEAIARNYGVAQYRADLDRWNVVGAVHVDAGAAADSALRETQWLDGLAQIEGLPTGFVAFAALNDPDVDALLTAQAAHPRVKGIRHIVNWHSDPKRTYGPVDLTVDPQWQAGYGLLAKHGLSFDLQCYPGQMPGLAPLIERHPDIPVIINHMGMPVLTDPQGLEDWRKGMTALAALPHVAVKLSGMGFIRRDWTQALIAPLIRETIDLFGIDRCAFASDTPTDKLFGPIDRYMEAYHAIVADFAQSDRRALFGGNANRLYRLGLDL, encoded by the coding sequence ATGATCCCCTTTGTCGATGCCCATATCCATCTATGGGATCTCAGCCACATCCGTTACGACTGGCTCAGCGCACCTTTCTCTGACGACGGCCCGAACGGCAGCGTCGAAGCGATCGCCCGAAATTATGGTGTCGCCCAATATCGCGCCGACCTCGACCGCTGGAACGTCGTGGGTGCCGTCCATGTCGATGCAGGTGCGGCGGCGGATAGCGCGTTGCGCGAAACTCAATGGCTCGATGGCTTGGCGCAGATCGAGGGCTTGCCCACCGGCTTCGTCGCCTTCGCCGCCTTGAACGATCCCGACGTCGACGCCCTGCTAACCGCTCAGGCCGCGCATCCTCGCGTCAAAGGCATTCGCCATATCGTCAACTGGCATTCCGACCCGAAACGGACCTACGGTCCCGTCGATCTGACCGTCGATCCGCAATGGCAGGCGGGCTATGGCTTGCTGGCGAAACATGGGCTGTCCTTTGACCTGCAATGCTATCCAGGGCAGATGCCGGGCCTCGCCCCGCTGATCGAACGTCATCCCGACATCCCCGTCATCATCAACCATATGGGCATGCCGGTCCTTACCGACCCGCAGGGTTTGGAGGATTGGCGCAAGGGCATGACGGCGCTTGCCGCGCTACCTCATGTTGCGGTCAAGCTGTCGGGCATGGGTTTCATCCGGCGCGACTGGACGCAGGCATTGATCGCACCGCTGATCCGCGAAACCATCGACCTGTTCGGGATCGACCGTTGCGCTTTTGCCAGCGACACGCCCACCGACAAGCTGTTCGGTCCGATCGACCGCTATATGGAAGCCTATCACGCCATCGTCGCGGATTTCGCACAAAGCGACCGCCGCGCCCTGTTCGGCGGCAACGCCAATCGCCTCTATCGTCTGGGACTTGACCTATGA
- the rhaT gene encoding L-rhamnose/proton symporter RhaT: MIGNPLLGVLFHWLGGLASASFYVPYRGVKRWNWEIFWLTGGIFSWVIAPWFFASIQTRDLMGVMAQVPSSVVGWCVFFGFLWGFGGLTYGLTMRYLGLSLGMAVVLGLCTVFGTLIPPIVDGTFMTEIVGTLHGQIVLLGLAVTILGIIVVAMAGARKDAALSADQKAAAVAEFDFKKGIAVAIFSGIMSSCFAFGLAAGQPVNELSRAAGTGPLWVGLPTLCIVMFGGLITNALWCAWLIVKNKSAGQWVGAADASGQRPALLPNFLLCALAGTAWYFQFFFYTMGESQMGRFGFSSWTLHMASIIIFGTCWGFAFKEWKDAAPAVRRMVWSGVALLILATLIIGYGNRLAV, translated from the coding sequence ATGATCGGAAATCCACTGCTCGGCGTCCTCTTCCACTGGTTGGGCGGCCTCGCTTCAGCCAGCTTCTACGTGCCTTATCGCGGCGTGAAGCGTTGGAACTGGGAAATCTTCTGGCTGACCGGGGGCATTTTTTCCTGGGTGATCGCGCCCTGGTTTTTCGCCTCGATCCAGACCCGCGACCTGATGGGTGTGATGGCCCAGGTGCCTTCATCCGTGGTTGGCTGGTGTGTGTTCTTTGGCTTTCTCTGGGGCTTTGGCGGCCTCACTTACGGCCTTACCATGCGTTATCTCGGCCTGTCGCTCGGCATGGCGGTGGTGCTGGGCCTGTGCACAGTGTTCGGCACATTGATCCCGCCGATCGTCGATGGCACGTTCATGACGGAAATTGTTGGCACGCTACACGGTCAGATCGTGCTGCTCGGCCTTGCCGTCACGATATTGGGCATCATCGTCGTCGCCATGGCTGGCGCGCGCAAGGATGCGGCGTTGTCGGCCGATCAGAAGGCTGCGGCCGTCGCAGAGTTCGATTTCAAGAAGGGCATCGCGGTCGCCATCTTTTCCGGCATCATGTCCAGTTGCTTTGCCTTCGGCCTCGCCGCCGGGCAGCCGGTGAATGAACTCAGCCGTGCGGCGGGCACCGGACCGCTGTGGGTCGGCCTGCCGACGCTCTGCATCGTCATGTTCGGCGGCCTGATCACCAATGCGCTCTGGTGCGCCTGGCTGATCGTGAAGAACAAGTCGGCAGGCCAATGGGTCGGCGCGGCGGATGCGTCGGGTCAACGCCCGGCATTGCTTCCCAACTTCCTTCTGTGCGCGCTTGCGGGCACGGCCTGGTATTTCCAGTTCTTCTTCTACACTATGGGCGAAAGCCAGATGGGTCGCTTCGGCTTTTCCAGCTGGACGCTCCACATGGCCTCGATCATCATCTTCGGCACGTGCTGGGGCTTTGCATTCAAGGAATGGAAGGACGCCGCGCCAGCGGTCCGCCGGATGGTGTGGAGTGGGGTTGCGCTGCTGATATTGGCGACCCTGATCATCGGCTATGGCAACCGCCTAGCCGTTTGA
- a CDS encoding helix-turn-helix transcriptional regulator, translating into MSAVIAQDLLRLVDMFGYDPHDLMRQAELTHLLPGLLAPGTMGRSLAHDDFTRLYAHCTWLLDEHAAQQEGREPLTKAGFNMLCHCIITCGTLREAIARADQFSILIGPRLSRLLLKVDDGVAKLTMPTVRRVRNACAYLSDLTGLSTYHRLFGWLIGEDIALLGAAMRYPPLLHERTVSYLLPCPVRHGAPENSIGFAASYLDQPIVRSAFELDHLLERFPFDLALAQSKDAPLSERIAHLFSATLASGETPASAARLASQFGISVATLKRRLTAENTTLAQIKAQARLTLACQLLTDPRLTITEVGRRTRYSDTGAFRRAFHQWTGQTPSAWREQHMQ; encoded by the coding sequence GTGTCGGCGGTTATCGCGCAGGATCTGCTGCGGCTTGTCGATATGTTCGGGTATGATCCGCACGACCTGATGCGACAGGCGGAACTGACGCATCTGCTGCCCGGCTTGCTGGCGCCGGGAACGATGGGACGATCGCTGGCCCATGACGATTTCACCCGGCTCTATGCCCACTGCACCTGGTTGCTCGATGAGCATGCCGCGCAGCAGGAAGGGCGCGAGCCGTTGACCAAGGCCGGGTTCAACATGCTGTGCCACTGCATCATCACTTGCGGCACATTGCGCGAAGCGATCGCGCGGGCGGACCAATTCTCGATACTGATCGGACCCCGCCTCTCCCGCCTGCTGTTGAAGGTCGATGACGGCGTCGCCAAACTTACCATGCCCACGGTCCGGCGGGTGCGGAACGCCTGCGCCTATCTATCGGACCTCACCGGCCTATCGACCTATCATCGATTGTTCGGGTGGCTGATCGGCGAAGACATCGCGTTACTGGGTGCCGCCATGCGCTACCCGCCGCTGCTGCATGAGCGCACTGTGTCCTATCTGCTGCCCTGCCCGGTTCGGCACGGCGCGCCGGAAAACAGCATAGGCTTTGCCGCATCATATCTGGACCAGCCGATCGTCCGCAGCGCCTTTGAACTTGACCATCTGCTCGAACGATTCCCGTTCGACCTGGCCCTTGCACAATCGAAGGATGCCCCCCTGTCGGAGCGCATCGCCCATTTGTTCAGCGCGACATTGGCCAGCGGAGAAACGCCTGCATCGGCGGCGCGACTGGCCAGCCAGTTCGGCATCAGCGTCGCGACGCTCAAGCGCCGGCTGACGGCGGAAAATACGACGCTTGCGCAGATCAAGGCGCAGGCACGGCTTACCCTCGCCTGTCAGCTGCTCACCGACCCGCGGCTGACAATTACGGAGGTCGGCCGACGGACCCGTTACAGCGATACGGGCGCGTTTCGGCGCGCCTTCCATCAATGGACGGGTCAGACCCCTTCCGCCTGGCGGGAACAGCATATGCAGTAA
- a CDS encoding nuclear transport factor 2 family protein, with protein MGDTDTLLARIDRLESLDAIRQLPAKYALALDMRDSDAWVGLFPEDVRVGGGKSGRKALRDWFDETHSMQFDGTSHHIGGHIIDFDDADHAQGVVYSKNEHESGAEWVIMQMMYFDQYERIEGRWYFRRRLPLYWYATDLNKPPIGDRKMRWPGVPPYHGSFHDLFPSWKSYWDRQGRPHDGPVEPPAPLEKFIEAMRRGAPLPKPRVRS; from the coding sequence ATGGGCGACACGGACACCCTATTGGCGCGGATCGACCGGCTGGAATCGCTGGACGCGATCCGACAACTGCCGGCGAAATATGCGCTGGCACTGGATATGCGCGATTCCGACGCATGGGTGGGCCTCTTCCCGGAGGATGTTCGCGTGGGCGGCGGTAAGAGCGGGCGCAAGGCGCTGCGCGACTGGTTCGACGAAACCCATTCGATGCAATTCGATGGCACGTCTCACCATATCGGCGGGCACATCATCGACTTTGACGATGCCGATCATGCGCAGGGCGTCGTCTATTCGAAGAATGAGCATGAGAGCGGCGCGGAATGGGTCATCATGCAGATGATGTATTTCGACCAGTATGAGCGGATCGAGGGGCGCTGGTATTTTCGCCGCCGACTGCCGCTCTACTGGTACGCGACCGACCTCAACAAGCCACCGATCGGCGATCGCAAGATGCGCTGGCCTGGCGTGCCGCCCTATCATGGCAGTTTCCATGATCTGTTTCCCAGCTGGAAAAGCTATTGGGACCGGCAGGGGCGACCCCATGACGGGCCGGTGGAGCCACCCGCGCCACTGGAAAAATTCATTGAAGCGATGCGCCGGGGCGCGCCATTGCCCAAGCCGCGCGTAAGGAGTTGA